Proteins encoded in a region of the Streptomyces violaceoruber genome:
- a CDS encoding heparinase II/III family protein: MTVTPGSAGWYLRRLSRMGPREVAGRVGDTVRRRRWRSVRPDAPGVSGVRFTAVLPAGTIAAVPPDAAKRLVAEADRLLAGHVEYFGVRRDDLVEPDWCFDPKTGRRAPWGYAFDVPYRDEDAVGDIKQIWEPSRHQYLTVLAAAYAVTGDERYAERVAEHLRSWWAANAPLRGVHWVSGIELGIRLLSWVWIRRLLDGWPGAAALFEDNPAALEQIWHHQRWLAAFPSRGSSANNHVVAEAAGQLAAACAFGWFPESARWRDDALRSLERHLRGNTFLSGLNRELATEYHGLVLELGLAAVAEADAAGVPVPATVRLVLLRMTDALAAVVDDRLRPPRQGDADDGHGLVVDGAGTDRWGSLLATGDAVFGSLPWWPTVTGTDVRTPLLAALVRPYGGDGAGRAVTRPARRPAHFADAGLTVLRGPGGIWCRCDGGPHGFLSIAAHAHADALSVEVRHDGVDVLADPGTYCYHGQPVWRGYFRSTLGHNTLELDGADQSVSGGPFLWTRHARTRVLAVDTSDEKVSRWCAEHDGYGDSVHRRRVELTAASRELRVVDEVRGPRRSVRLAFHLGPAVAADLAGSRAALTWTRDGEERSAVLDLPGALSWRAHRGETGPPLGWYSPGFGRKEPATTLVGTGVTDGVQEFTTVLGFRG, from the coding sequence ATGACCGTGACCCCGGGGAGTGCGGGCTGGTACCTGCGGCGGCTGTCCCGGATGGGGCCGCGCGAGGTGGCCGGCCGGGTGGGCGACACGGTGCGCAGGCGACGGTGGCGGTCGGTGCGACCGGACGCCCCGGGCGTGAGCGGGGTCCGGTTCACCGCGGTCCTGCCCGCCGGGACGATCGCCGCGGTGCCGCCGGACGCCGCGAAGCGCCTCGTCGCCGAGGCGGACCGCCTGCTGGCCGGGCACGTCGAGTACTTCGGCGTGCGCCGCGACGACCTGGTCGAGCCGGACTGGTGCTTCGACCCGAAGACCGGGCGCCGGGCGCCGTGGGGCTACGCCTTCGACGTGCCGTACCGCGACGAGGACGCGGTCGGTGACATCAAGCAGATCTGGGAGCCGTCCCGGCACCAGTACCTCACCGTGCTCGCCGCGGCCTACGCGGTCACCGGCGACGAGCGGTACGCCGAGCGCGTGGCCGAGCACCTGCGGTCGTGGTGGGCGGCCAACGCGCCGCTGCGCGGGGTGCACTGGGTCAGCGGCATCGAGCTGGGGATCCGGCTGCTGTCCTGGGTGTGGATCCGCCGGCTGCTCGACGGCTGGCCGGGCGCCGCCGCGCTCTTCGAGGACAACCCGGCGGCGCTGGAGCAGATCTGGCACCACCAGCGCTGGCTGGCCGCCTTCCCCAGCCGGGGTTCGTCGGCGAACAACCACGTCGTGGCGGAGGCCGCGGGGCAGTTGGCCGCGGCCTGCGCCTTCGGGTGGTTCCCCGAGTCGGCACGGTGGCGGGACGACGCGCTGCGGTCGCTGGAGCGGCACCTGCGCGGCAACACGTTCCTCTCCGGCCTCAACCGGGAGCTGGCCACCGAGTACCACGGGCTGGTGCTGGAACTCGGCCTGGCCGCGGTGGCGGAGGCGGACGCCGCCGGTGTGCCGGTGCCCGCGACGGTCCGGCTGGTGCTGCTGCGGATGACCGACGCGCTCGCCGCCGTCGTGGACGACCGGCTGCGTCCGCCGCGGCAGGGGGACGCGGACGACGGCCACGGCCTGGTGGTGGACGGCGCGGGCACCGACCGCTGGGGCTCGCTGCTCGCCACCGGGGACGCCGTGTTCGGGTCGCTTCCCTGGTGGCCGACGGTGACCGGCACGGATGTGCGCACCCCGCTGCTGGCGGCGCTGGTCCGGCCCTACGGCGGGGACGGAGCGGGGCGGGCCGTGACCCGCCCGGCGCGCAGGCCGGCCCACTTCGCGGACGCGGGGCTCACGGTGCTGCGCGGGCCGGGCGGGATCTGGTGCCGCTGCGACGGCGGTCCGCACGGCTTCCTGTCCATCGCCGCGCACGCCCACGCGGACGCGCTGTCGGTGGAGGTCCGGCACGACGGGGTCGACGTGCTCGCCGACCCGGGGACCTACTGCTACCACGGACAGCCGGTGTGGCGGGGGTACTTCCGCTCGACGCTCGGCCACAACACCCTGGAGCTGGACGGCGCCGACCAGTCCGTCTCCGGCGGCCCGTTCCTGTGGACCCGGCACGCCCGCACCCGGGTCCTGGCCGTGGACACGTCCGACGAGAAGGTGTCCCGCTGGTGCGCCGAGCACGACGGGTACGGGGACTCCGTGCACCGCCGCCGGGTGGAGCTGACGGCCGCGAGCCGGGAGCTGCGGGTGGTGGACGAGGTGCGCGGCCCGCGCCGGTCCGTGCGCCTGGCGTTCCACCTCGGCCCGGCGGTCGCCGCGGACCTGGCGGGCAGCCGCGCCGCGCTCACCTGGACCCGGGACGGCGAGGAACGCTCGGCGGTGCTCGACCTGCCCGGCGCTCTGTCCTGGCGGGCGCATCGCGGGGAGACCGGCCCGCCGCTGGGCTGGTACTCCCCCGGCTTCGGGCGCAAGGAACCGGCCACCACCCTGGTCGGCACCGGTGTCACCGACGGCGTGCAGGAGTTCACGACCGTACTCGGCTTTCGCGGCTAG
- the asnB gene encoding asparagine synthase (glutamine-hydrolyzing) → MCGIAGTYHWPDGKAVTDRLTDVLAHRGPDGAGRYSHPAGEGEVHLGHRRLAVVDLSTTGAQPMVSDGLALSYNGELYNAPELRTELESAGVRFRGTSDTEVVLEAWRRWGTDCLPRLRGMFAFAVFDERTGELVLARDQLGIKPLFLLRRGAGLVFASELKALATATGGKLEVDHAALVASLLYYWVPDSRCALREAEKLPPGSWLRCRPDGRVERGRFWNLRDVAAEGRERARSGERPDLAAVVEESTRRHLLSDVPVATFLSGGLDSSYLTALAARDRPGISAYTIGFRAEDARFEAMPDDLRYARQVAERFGVDLHEIEIAPNVLDLLPRMTYHLDEPIGDPAAINTFLICSAAREAGVKVMLSGMGADELFAGYRKHLANVLALRYQRVPRPLRRGVSAAVGRLPVASSRRGYRSVRFAKRFLSFADLPQETAFRRSYTMYDRQELLDLIDPDLAGTVEDVLTEHADVYEDNDLDDFVNRMCLADARMFLPGLNLAYTDRSSMAASTEVRVPYVDVEVVKAAFAVPGDRKIVGRQGKAVLKEAATSVLPREIVYRPKGLFSAPLRAWMSRDLAPLVREVVNDGELVRSGFLRRDALRRLVAEDTAGQRDFSKHLWHVLTLEYWYRGATSGSGDHSSSTA, encoded by the coding sequence ATGTGCGGCATCGCAGGCACGTACCACTGGCCGGACGGCAAGGCCGTGACCGACCGGCTCACCGACGTCCTCGCCCACCGCGGTCCGGACGGGGCCGGCCGCTACAGCCATCCCGCCGGCGAGGGCGAGGTGCACCTCGGGCACCGCCGGCTGGCCGTCGTCGACCTGTCCACAACCGGCGCCCAGCCGATGGTCTCGGACGGGCTCGCCCTGTCGTACAACGGCGAGCTGTACAACGCGCCCGAGCTGCGCACCGAGCTGGAGTCGGCCGGGGTCCGCTTCCGCGGCACCTCCGACACGGAGGTGGTCCTGGAGGCCTGGCGGCGCTGGGGCACGGACTGTCTGCCGCGGCTGCGCGGCATGTTCGCGTTCGCGGTCTTCGACGAGCGCACCGGTGAACTGGTGCTCGCCCGCGACCAGCTCGGCATCAAGCCGCTGTTCCTGCTCCGGCGCGGCGCGGGCCTGGTGTTCGCCTCCGAGCTCAAGGCGCTCGCCACCGCGACCGGCGGGAAGCTGGAGGTGGATCACGCGGCGCTGGTGGCCTCGCTGCTGTACTACTGGGTGCCGGACTCGCGCTGCGCGTTGCGCGAGGCGGAGAAGCTGCCGCCGGGCAGCTGGCTGCGGTGCCGGCCCGACGGCCGGGTGGAGCGCGGCCGGTTCTGGAATCTGCGGGACGTCGCCGCCGAGGGCCGGGAGCGGGCCCGCAGCGGCGAGCGGCCGGACCTGGCCGCCGTCGTCGAGGAGTCGACCCGGCGCCACCTGCTCTCCGACGTGCCGGTGGCGACGTTCCTCTCCGGCGGGCTGGACTCCAGCTACCTGACCGCGCTGGCGGCCCGCGACCGGCCCGGGATCTCCGCCTACACGATCGGGTTCCGCGCCGAGGACGCCAGGTTCGAGGCGATGCCCGACGACCTGCGCTACGCCCGGCAGGTGGCCGAGCGGTTCGGCGTCGACCTGCACGAGATCGAGATCGCCCCGAACGTGCTCGACCTGCTGCCGCGGATGACGTACCACCTGGACGAGCCGATCGGCGACCCCGCCGCGATCAACACCTTCCTGATCTGCTCGGCCGCCCGGGAGGCCGGGGTCAAGGTGATGCTCTCGGGGATGGGCGCCGACGAGCTGTTCGCCGGCTACCGCAAGCACCTGGCCAACGTGCTGGCGCTGCGCTACCAGCGCGTCCCGCGGCCGCTGCGGCGCGGGGTGTCCGCGGCCGTGGGCCGGCTGCCGGTCGCGTCGAGCCGCCGGGGGTACCGGTCGGTGCGCTTCGCGAAGCGGTTCCTGTCCTTCGCCGATCTGCCGCAGGAGACCGCCTTCCGGCGCAGCTACACGATGTACGACCGTCAGGAGCTGCTCGACCTGATCGATCCGGATCTGGCGGGCACGGTCGAGGACGTGCTGACCGAGCACGCGGACGTCTACGAGGACAACGACCTCGACGACTTCGTGAACCGCATGTGCCTGGCCGACGCCCGGATGTTCCTGCCGGGCCTGAACCTCGCCTACACGGACCGCTCCAGCATGGCCGCGTCGACCGAGGTGCGGGTGCCGTACGTGGACGTCGAGGTGGTGAAGGCGGCGTTCGCCGTGCCCGGTGACCGCAAGATCGTCGGGCGGCAGGGCAAGGCCGTCCTGAAGGAGGCGGCCACCTCGGTACTGCCCCGGGAGATCGTGTACCGGCCCAAGGGCCTGTTCAGCGCCCCGCTGCGGGCCTGGATGAGCCGTGACCTGGCGCCGCTGGTGCGCGAGGTGGTGAACGACGGCGAACTCGTCAGGTCGGGGTTCCTGCGCCGGGACGCGCTGCGGCGGCTCGTCGCCGAGGACACCGCCGGGCAGCGGGACTTCTCCAAACACCTGTGGCACGTGCTGACCCTCGAGTACTGGTACCGCGGCGCGACCTCCGGGTCCGGCGACCACTCCTCGTCGACGGCCTAG
- a CDS encoding bi-domain-containing oxidoreductase, translating into MKQVVQNYKSGELALLDVPVPGCKPGGVLVRTAYSLISTGTELMKVSEAGMTMLGKARSRPDQVAKVVQSVATNGVPATYRKVMGKLDSYTPLGYSLCGVVEQVGEGIDDVKAGDLVACAGNEHALHAELNWVPRNLYAPVPDGLAARDAAFGTVGSIALQGVRQGESRLGETALVIGLGLIGQLVVQLLVASGVRVVGADPDAERCELAERLGAAACGDPASPAVESAVVELTDGHGVDQVYLAAGGGSNQPVELAARLCRDRGRVVDIGKCRLDLPWNAYYEKELDVRFSRSYGPGRYDPEYELEGRDYPIGYVRWTERRNLACFLDLVARGRVDVAPLITRTADFDDAVETYRSLQDGALKAVAVLFRYPGQPDAESPAGAPAVTVPGVRRGAGAAAPARAARTPVRLAFVGAGNYATSMLLPHLARREGVELSTVVTTTALSAANAQRKFGFGEATTDLDAVLGDASVDAVFVVTRHSSHAELTRKALLAGKAVFVEKPLALTGEELTGVLAAVEESGNDRVQVGFNRRFAPLLQEARKRFGARTGPASLRYLVNAGRLDHGSWYLQQGTEGSRFAGEGGHFVDTASWLLGADPVSVYALAPSGNEDLQVVLGYPDGSTATLSYVTTGAAGFPKETLDLVADGKVLQLDDFVRSSVYDGRKRWVSSRLPKARDKGQSAELAAFVRAVRTGGPMPVPLESLVATTAATLAVRTALAAGAPVGLAEAR; encoded by the coding sequence GTGAAACAGGTTGTGCAGAACTACAAGAGCGGCGAGCTGGCGCTGCTCGACGTGCCGGTGCCGGGCTGCAAGCCGGGCGGCGTGCTGGTGCGGACCGCCTACTCCCTGATCTCCACCGGCACCGAGCTGATGAAGGTGTCCGAGGCCGGCATGACGATGCTGGGCAAGGCCAGGTCACGGCCGGACCAGGTGGCCAAGGTCGTGCAGAGCGTGGCCACCAACGGGGTGCCCGCCACCTATCGCAAGGTGATGGGCAAGCTGGACTCCTACACACCCCTCGGCTACTCGCTGTGCGGGGTGGTCGAGCAGGTCGGCGAGGGGATCGACGACGTGAAGGCCGGCGACCTCGTGGCCTGCGCCGGCAACGAGCACGCCCTGCACGCCGAGCTGAACTGGGTGCCGCGCAACCTCTACGCCCCGGTGCCGGACGGTCTCGCGGCGCGGGACGCGGCCTTCGGCACCGTCGGTTCGATCGCGCTGCAGGGCGTCCGTCAGGGCGAGTCGCGGCTCGGCGAGACGGCCCTGGTCATCGGGCTCGGGCTGATCGGCCAGCTGGTGGTGCAGCTGCTCGTCGCCTCGGGCGTGCGGGTGGTCGGGGCCGACCCCGACGCGGAACGCTGCGAGCTGGCCGAGCGGCTGGGCGCCGCCGCCTGCGGCGATCCCGCGTCCCCGGCCGTGGAGAGCGCCGTCGTCGAACTCACCGACGGCCACGGCGTGGACCAGGTGTACCTGGCGGCCGGCGGCGGCAGCAACCAGCCCGTCGAGCTGGCCGCGCGGCTGTGCCGGGACCGCGGCCGGGTCGTCGACATCGGCAAGTGCCGCCTGGACCTGCCGTGGAACGCGTACTACGAGAAGGAGCTGGACGTCCGGTTCTCCCGCTCCTACGGCCCCGGTCGTTACGACCCGGAGTACGAGCTGGAGGGGCGGGACTACCCGATCGGCTACGTCCGCTGGACCGAGCGGCGCAATCTGGCCTGCTTCCTCGACCTCGTCGCCCGGGGCCGGGTCGACGTGGCGCCGCTGATCACCCGTACCGCCGACTTCGACGACGCGGTCGAGACGTACCGGAGTCTGCAGGACGGCGCCCTCAAGGCGGTCGCCGTGCTGTTCCGGTACCCCGGGCAGCCCGACGCCGAGTCGCCGGCCGGGGCGCCGGCGGTGACGGTGCCCGGGGTGCGGCGCGGCGCCGGCGCGGCCGCACCGGCACGGGCCGCCCGGACACCGGTGCGCCTGGCCTTCGTCGGCGCCGGCAACTACGCGACGTCGATGCTGCTGCCGCATCTGGCCCGGCGCGAGGGCGTCGAGCTGTCGACGGTCGTCACCACGACGGCGCTGTCCGCGGCCAACGCGCAGCGCAAGTTCGGGTTCGGGGAGGCGACGACCGATCTGGACGCCGTGCTCGGCGACGCGTCCGTGGACGCGGTGTTCGTGGTCACCCGGCACAGCTCGCACGCCGAACTGACCCGCAAGGCGCTGCTGGCCGGCAAGGCCGTCTTCGTGGAGAAGCCGCTGGCGCTGACCGGGGAGGAGCTGACCGGAGTGCTCGCGGCGGTGGAGGAGTCCGGCAACGACCGGGTGCAGGTGGGCTTCAACCGCCGGTTCGCGCCGCTGCTCCAGGAGGCCAGGAAGCGGTTCGGCGCCCGCACCGGACCGGCCAGCCTGCGCTACCTCGTCAACGCGGGGCGGCTCGACCACGGCAGCTGGTATCTCCAGCAGGGCACCGAGGGCTCGCGGTTCGCCGGCGAGGGCGGTCACTTCGTCGACACGGCGAGCTGGCTCCTCGGGGCCGACCCCGTCTCGGTCTACGCGCTCGCCCCGTCGGGCAACGAGGACCTTCAGGTCGTGCTGGGCTACCCGGACGGGTCCACCGCCACCCTCAGCTACGTCACCACCGGAGCGGCCGGATTCCCCAAGGAGACGCTGGACCTGGTCGCGGACGGCAAGGTGCTGCAGCTCGACGACTTCGTCCGCAGTTCGGTCTACGACGGCCGCAAACGGTGGGTCAGTTCGCGGCTGCCCAAGGCCCGGGACAAGGGCCAGTCGGCCGAACTGGCCGCGTTCGTCCGGGCAGTGCGGACCGGCGGGCCGATGCCGGTGCCGCTCGAGTCGCTGGTCGCCACCACGGCGGCCACCCTCGCCGTGCGGACCGCTCTGGCCGCCGGCGCTCCGGTGGGTCTGGCGGAGGCGCGATGA
- a CDS encoding Wzz/FepE/Etk N-terminal domain-containing protein: MSDDTIRLVTVGRILRRRRRLLAVLVVVGALAGYGVSVLFPPRYTASASVLLPGQWEQRELVTQVEIATSSAVVDRAADELRWNGVGRSELRDRVSAETADGNIVKISGTAATPERAQRLSDEVAQQFVTYAARIASGTTGADEAAGPEALREQVTRTNRRITDLANAADPGQTVESVQARTELEKLRSALQDAMQKLEEADPANNRAGMVVMGPAARPAGEAPPTRLQLIGGGALLFFVLAVIAHLTAARVNRRPRSESEIAAALGTALLGTVDVPGDRRAHRPKARGARARFRRLLGVDVRWDLPTPRSSGDEAGRRLRYRRVRARLRERVPTARRLLVVVPDDDEVARRAAGRLAADAEDDPRLRVVEVSVARPIVPDRDTESGALVVLSAGARTAEELAGVAEACADGGHEVVGVVVAGAVRARPTASADEPRGDAAAGAAVHDHATGGVA; this comes from the coding sequence TTGAGCGATGACACGATACGCCTGGTCACGGTCGGGCGAATTCTCCGGCGACGACGGCGGCTGCTCGCCGTCCTCGTCGTGGTGGGCGCGCTCGCCGGCTACGGCGTCTCGGTGCTGTTCCCGCCGCGCTACACGGCATCGGCCTCGGTCCTGCTGCCGGGGCAGTGGGAGCAGCGCGAGCTGGTCACCCAGGTGGAGATCGCGACCAGCTCGGCGGTGGTCGACCGGGCCGCCGACGAGCTGCGCTGGAACGGGGTGGGCAGGAGCGAGCTGCGCGACCGGGTGAGCGCCGAGACCGCCGACGGGAACATCGTCAAGATCTCGGGGACGGCCGCAACCCCGGAGCGTGCGCAGCGGCTCTCCGACGAGGTGGCCCAGCAGTTCGTGACCTACGCGGCGCGGATCGCCAGCGGCACCACCGGCGCCGACGAGGCCGCCGGGCCGGAGGCGCTGCGGGAGCAGGTGACACGGACCAACCGCCGCATCACCGACCTGGCCAACGCGGCCGATCCCGGGCAAACCGTGGAAAGCGTCCAGGCCCGCACCGAGCTGGAGAAGCTGCGCAGCGCGCTCCAGGACGCCATGCAGAAGCTGGAGGAGGCCGACCCGGCGAACAACCGGGCCGGCATGGTCGTCATGGGTCCGGCGGCCCGGCCGGCCGGCGAGGCTCCGCCGACGCGGCTGCAGCTGATCGGCGGCGGCGCGCTGCTGTTCTTCGTGCTCGCCGTCATCGCCCATCTCACCGCGGCGCGGGTGAACCGGCGGCCGCGCTCCGAATCCGAGATCGCCGCGGCGCTGGGAACGGCGCTGCTGGGAACCGTGGACGTACCCGGTGACCGGCGCGCCCACCGGCCGAAGGCGCGCGGCGCGCGGGCCCGGTTCCGGCGGCTGCTGGGCGTCGACGTCCGGTGGGACCTGCCGACCCCGCGGTCCTCCGGCGACGAGGCCGGCCGACGGCTCCGCTACCGGCGGGTCCGGGCCCGCCTGCGGGAACGGGTGCCCACGGCCCGGCGGCTGCTGGTCGTCGTGCCGGACGACGACGAGGTGGCCCGCCGGGCGGCCGGCCGGCTCGCCGCCGACGCCGAGGACGATCCGCGGCTGCGGGTGGTGGAGGTCTCGGTGGCCCGGCCGATCGTGCCCGACCGCGACACCGAGTCCGGCGCGCTGGTCGTGCTCAGCGCGGGCGCCCGTACCGCCGAGGAACTCGCCGGTGTCGCCGAGGCGTGCGCGGACGGCGGGCACGAGGTCGTCGGCGTCGTCGTCGCCGGCGCGGTCCGGGCCCGTCCGACGGCGTCGGCCGACGAACCCCGGGGGGACGCCGCCGCCGGGGCCGCGGTGCACGACCACGCGACGGGAGGTGTCGCATGA
- a CDS encoding right-handed parallel beta-helix repeat-containing protein — MGSRRRGGTWSAAASLALALLAAGCTGTPDAKAPEPTAPSSPSGARKVARVCEKPAAGPAKAPAGAVTVDPAVVGDLADKTRNSPANTTFWLRPGKHRLASDRYSQVVPKEGNRYLGAPGAVLDGRKTNQYAFGGTARDVTIGHLTVQGFVAPHDEGVVNHDSADGWVIEHATIRRNSGAGLMAGDRQQVRASCLRDNGQYGINAYKGDGVINDLVLEGNEITGNNTGNWERRRPGCGCTGGVKFWAVQGADVRGNWVHHNRGTGLWADTNNNDFLIEDNVLEGNDGAALIYETSYNAVVRENTIRRNNWVEGRENTDGGDDFPYATVYISESGGEPRVEARTDKIEIYRNVLEDNWSGITLWENADRFCNSPANTSSGDCTLLVEDVDRCARPAIASAPLYADCRWKTQRVDVHDNRFTLDKSVVECTDGCDRMALLANYGTYPDWSPYRGERVAEAVTLRQHNRWHDNVYVGPWKFVAHDPSRVLDFGQWRGAPYRQDADSTLRAGGGD, encoded by the coding sequence ATGGGGAGCAGGCGGAGGGGCGGAACGTGGTCGGCCGCGGCGTCGCTGGCGCTGGCGCTGCTGGCGGCCGGCTGTACCGGTACGCCGGACGCCAAGGCCCCGGAGCCGACCGCGCCGTCCTCCCCGTCCGGGGCGCGGAAGGTGGCCCGGGTGTGCGAGAAGCCCGCCGCCGGTCCGGCGAAGGCGCCGGCGGGTGCGGTGACCGTCGATCCGGCGGTCGTCGGCGACTTGGCCGACAAGACCCGCAACAGCCCCGCCAACACGACCTTCTGGCTCCGGCCGGGCAAGCACCGGCTCGCGTCCGACCGCTACTCCCAGGTCGTCCCCAAGGAGGGGAACCGCTACCTCGGCGCACCGGGCGCGGTGCTCGACGGCCGCAAGACCAACCAGTACGCGTTCGGCGGCACCGCGCGGGACGTCACCATCGGCCATCTCACCGTGCAGGGTTTCGTCGCGCCCCACGACGAGGGTGTGGTCAACCACGACTCGGCCGACGGCTGGGTGATCGAGCACGCCACGATCCGGCGGAACTCCGGCGCCGGACTGATGGCCGGTGACCGCCAGCAGGTCCGGGCCAGCTGTCTGCGCGACAACGGCCAGTACGGCATCAACGCGTACAAGGGCGACGGCGTCATCAACGACCTCGTGCTCGAGGGCAACGAGATCACGGGCAACAACACCGGCAACTGGGAGCGCAGGCGGCCTGGCTGCGGCTGCACGGGGGGCGTCAAGTTCTGGGCCGTCCAGGGCGCCGACGTGCGCGGCAACTGGGTGCACCACAACCGCGGGACCGGCCTGTGGGCGGACACCAACAACAACGACTTCCTCATCGAGGACAACGTGCTGGAGGGCAACGACGGTGCCGCGCTGATCTACGAGACCAGCTACAACGCGGTCGTCCGCGAGAACACCATCCGGCGCAACAACTGGGTCGAGGGCCGCGAGAACACCGACGGCGGCGACGACTTCCCGTACGCCACCGTGTACATCTCCGAGTCGGGCGGCGAACCTCGGGTCGAGGCGCGCACGGACAAGATCGAGATCTACCGGAACGTGCTGGAGGACAACTGGTCGGGCATCACCCTGTGGGAGAACGCGGACCGGTTCTGCAACAGCCCGGCCAACACCTCCTCGGGCGACTGCACGTTGCTGGTGGAGGACGTCGACCGCTGTGCTCGCCCGGCGATCGCGAGCGCCCCGCTGTACGCGGACTGCCGGTGGAAGACCCAGCGGGTGGACGTCCACGACAACCGCTTCACCCTGGACAAGTCCGTCGTCGAGTGCACCGACGGTTGCGACCGCATGGCGCTGCTGGCCAACTACGGCACCTATCCGGACTGGTCGCCCTACCGGGGCGAGCGGGTGGCCGAGGCCGTCACGCTCCGCCAGCACAACCGCTGGCACGACAACGTCTACGTCGGACCGTGGAAGTTCGTCGCCCACGACCCGAGCCGGGTGCTCGACTTCGGGCAGTGGCGGGGCGCGCCCTACCGGCAGGACGCGGACAGCACCCTGCGTGCCGGGGGCGGTGATTGA
- a CDS encoding Wzz/FepE/Etk N-terminal domain-containing protein — translation MTTTDTASQPSASAPLLDLQALVVAVRRRRRLWGSLALLGLLLGAAVAVLLPPRPTAVTKVLVAHKDDQPNDTGTLIRTDVELLDTTRIAAAALRTLGSRENPEDFMRDYRGTGLTNNLLRIDVTADSDAEAVARAKALADTFVADHVRRMREAAEAESKSLLDQRNRMRKELAEVNSAIGDRSPDDEPKASASIESLFARRAELDSRIAEFDQRAAEALTGTPEVVAGTQIVDAPHAVEHSLPRAVGTDAAIGLALGLVLGLALSAVGAVVADRPVLRREIAANLGASVLAELRRRPRRSARSWGRRRTRAARERLTTTLTRLVRGSAEPVSLLELGCARGTGLIALDVAGALEADGPVVVVDGLPGTRLAGAHRGPGGPTVLSGERATAEGHQGRRLGVGSVAPGTAWTDLRYLGSRTVLVVRAGHGRTAWLHTVARQLADQRIAVIGVVLIDPDPRDRTDGTLWDGPHLARRVPGERPKRHNGGGTSHAVQAVGEGRLRAERPSIPAATVPDSDQEAR, via the coding sequence ATGACGACGACGGACACGGCTTCGCAGCCGTCGGCCTCCGCTCCCCTGCTGGACCTGCAGGCACTGGTCGTGGCGGTGCGCAGACGACGGCGCCTGTGGGGCAGTCTGGCCCTGCTGGGCCTGCTGCTCGGCGCTGCGGTGGCGGTCCTGCTGCCGCCCCGGCCGACCGCGGTGACCAAGGTGCTGGTCGCGCACAAGGACGACCAGCCCAACGACACCGGAACACTGATCCGCACGGATGTCGAACTGCTGGACACCACGCGGATCGCCGCCGCCGCGCTGCGGACCCTCGGTTCCCGGGAGAACCCGGAGGACTTCATGCGGGACTACCGGGGCACCGGGCTGACCAACAACCTGCTGCGGATCGACGTGACCGCCGACAGCGACGCGGAAGCGGTCGCCCGGGCCAAGGCGCTGGCCGACACGTTCGTCGCGGACCACGTGCGGCGGATGCGGGAGGCCGCCGAAGCCGAGTCCAAGTCCCTGCTGGACCAGCGCAACCGTATGCGCAAGGAACTCGCCGAGGTCAACAGCGCGATCGGGGACCGCTCACCGGACGACGAACCGAAGGCGTCGGCGAGCATCGAGTCGCTCTTCGCCCGCCGGGCCGAGCTCGACTCGCGGATCGCCGAATTCGACCAGCGGGCCGCGGAGGCGCTCACCGGCACGCCCGAGGTCGTGGCCGGCACGCAGATCGTGGACGCCCCGCACGCGGTGGAGCACTCGCTGCCCAGGGCCGTGGGTACCGACGCCGCCATCGGGCTCGCCCTCGGACTCGTCCTCGGGCTCGCGCTCTCCGCGGTGGGCGCCGTGGTCGCGGACCGCCCGGTGCTGCGCCGGGAGATAGCGGCGAACCTGGGTGCCTCCGTCCTGGCGGAGCTGCGGCGCCGGCCGCGCCGGTCGGCCCGGTCGTGGGGGCGCCGGCGGACCCGGGCGGCACGTGAACGGCTCACCACCACCCTGACCCGCCTGGTGCGCGGCTCCGCGGAACCGGTGTCCCTGCTGGAACTGGGCTGTGCGCGCGGCACCGGCCTGATCGCCCTGGACGTCGCCGGGGCACTGGAGGCGGACGGGCCCGTGGTCGTCGTCGACGGTCTGCCCGGCACGCGGCTCGCGGGCGCCCACCGGGGGCCCGGCGGTCCGACCGTGCTGAGCGGCGAACGGGCCACGGCCGAAGGGCACCAGGGGCGCAGGCTCGGCGTCGGCTCGGTGGCACCGGGCACGGCGTGGACCGACCTGCGGTACCTCGGCAGCCGGACGGTGCTCGTCGTACGGGCCGGGCACGGCAGGACCGCGTGGCTGCACACCGTGGCGCGGCAGCTCGCCGACCAGCGCATCGCGGTGATCGGCGTGGTCCTGATCGACCCCGATCCGCGTGACCGGACCGACGGCACCCTGTGGGACGGCCCGCACCTCGCGCGGCGCGTCCCCGGCGAACGGCCGAAGCGGCACAACGGTGGGGGTACCTCCCACGCCGTCCAGGCAGTGGGGGAAGGCCGGCTCCGGGCGGAACGGCCGTCGATACCGGCCGCGACGGTCCCGGACAGCGATCAGGAGGCGCGGTAG